One genomic segment of Pseudomonas chlororaphis subsp. aurantiaca includes these proteins:
- the thiI gene encoding tRNA uracil 4-sulfurtransferase ThiI has protein sequence MKLIVKVFPEITIKSRPVRTRFIRQLAKNIRAVLRDLDPAVVVNGVWDNLELETAVSEPKALKEMTERLSCMPGIAHFLQVDEYPLGDFDDIVAKCKQHFGEALAGKVFAVRCKRAGKHPFSSMDVEKYVGSQLRRQCGAAGISLKEPEIEVRMEIRDQRLFVIHSQHNSIGGYPLGALEQTLVLMSGGFDSTVAAYQIMRRGLMSHFCFFNLGGRAHELGVMEVAHYIWKKYGSSQRVLFVSVPFEEVLGEILGKVDNSHMGVILKRMMLRAASSIADRLHIDALVTGEAISQVSSQTLPNLSVIDCVTDKLVLRPLIASHKQDIIDLANEIGTADFAKHMPEYCGVISVNPKTHAKRHRVEHEEKEFDMAVLERAIERAKLVPIDRVIDELGQDLQIEEVSEALAGQIVIDIRHPDAQEDDPLTLSGIEIKALPFYALNARFKELDPTRQYLLYCDKGVMSRLHAHHLLSEGHANVRVYRPS, from the coding sequence ATGAAACTAATCGTTAAAGTTTTCCCGGAAATCACCATCAAGAGCCGCCCGGTACGGACGCGTTTCATCCGTCAGTTGGCCAAGAACATCCGTGCCGTGCTCCGCGATCTGGACCCGGCCGTGGTGGTCAATGGTGTGTGGGACAACCTCGAGCTGGAAACCGCCGTCAGCGAGCCGAAAGCCTTGAAGGAGATGACCGAGCGCCTGAGCTGCATGCCGGGCATCGCGCATTTCCTGCAGGTCGATGAATACCCGCTGGGCGACTTCGACGACATAGTCGCCAAGTGCAAGCAGCACTTTGGCGAGGCCCTGGCGGGGAAAGTTTTCGCCGTGCGCTGCAAGCGCGCCGGCAAGCACCCATTCAGCTCCATGGACGTGGAAAAATACGTCGGCAGCCAACTGCGTCGGCAGTGCGGTGCCGCCGGAATTTCCCTGAAAGAGCCGGAAATCGAAGTGCGGATGGAAATTCGCGACCAACGGTTGTTCGTGATCCACAGCCAGCACAACAGCATCGGCGGTTATCCGCTGGGCGCCCTGGAACAGACCCTGGTTTTGATGTCCGGCGGTTTCGATTCCACCGTGGCGGCCTACCAGATCATGCGTCGCGGCCTGATGAGCCACTTCTGCTTCTTCAACCTGGGCGGGCGTGCCCACGAATTGGGCGTGATGGAAGTCGCGCACTATATCTGGAAGAAGTACGGCAGCTCCCAGCGCGTGCTGTTCGTCAGCGTGCCGTTCGAGGAAGTGCTCGGCGAAATCCTCGGCAAAGTCGACAACAGTCATATGGGCGTCATTTTGAAGCGTATGATGTTGCGTGCCGCGTCGAGTATCGCCGACCGCCTGCACATCGATGCGCTGGTCACCGGCGAGGCGATTTCCCAGGTGTCGAGCCAGACCCTGCCGAACCTCTCCGTCATCGACTGCGTGACCGACAAGCTGGTGCTGCGCCCGCTGATCGCCAGCCACAAGCAGGACATCATCGACCTGGCCAACGAAATCGGCACCGCCGACTTCGCCAAGCACATGCCGGAGTACTGCGGGGTCATCTCGGTGAACCCCAAGACCCACGCCAAGCGCCATCGCGTGGAGCATGAAGAGAAAGAATTCGACATGGCGGTGCTCGAGCGTGCGATCGAGCGGGCCAAGCTGGTGCCGATCGATCGGGTGATCGACGAACTGGGCCAGGATTTGCAGATCGAAGAAGTCAGCGAGGCGCTGGCCGGTCAGATCGTGATCGACATCCGTCATCCGGATGCTCAGGAAGACGACCCGCTTACGCTTTCTGGCATCGAGATAAAAGCGCTGCCGTTCTATGCATTGAATGCACGCTTCAAGGAACTGGACCCTACTCGCCAGTACCTGCTGTATTGCGACAAAGGCGTCATGAGTCGCCTGCATGCTCACCATCTGCTCAGTGAGGGACATGCCAATGTGCGCGTTTATAGACCGAGCTAA
- the glnA gene encoding glutamate--ammonia ligase, whose translation MSKSVQLIKDHDVKWIDLRFTDTKGTQHHVTMPARDALDDDFFEIGKMFDGSSIAGWKGIEASDMILMPVDETAVLDPFTEEPTLILVCDIIEPSTMQGYDRDPRAIAKRAEEYLKSTGIGDTVFVGPEPEFFIFDEVKFKSDISGSMFKIFSEQGSWMSDQDVEGGNKGHRPGVKGGYFPVPPFDHDHEIRTSMCNAMEEMGLVIEVHHHEVATAGQNEIGVKFNTLVNKGDEVQTLKYCVHNVADAYGRTATFMPKPLYGDNGSGMHVHMSISKDGKNTFAGEGYAGLSDTALYFIGGIIKHGKALNGFTNPSTNSYKRLVPGFEAPVMLAYSARNRSASIRIPYVSSPKARRIEARFPDPAANPYLAFAALLMAGLDGIQNKIHPGDAADKNLYDLPPEEAKEIPQVCGSLKEALEELDKGRAFLTKGGVFSDDFIDAYIALKSEEEIKVRTFVHPLEYELYYSC comes from the coding sequence ATGTCGAAGTCGGTTCAACTCATCAAAGATCATGACGTCAAATGGATTGATCTGCGCTTCACTGACACCAAAGGCACTCAGCACCACGTGACCATGCCGGCCCGTGATGCGCTGGATGACGATTTCTTCGAAATCGGCAAAATGTTCGACGGTTCCTCCATCGCTGGCTGGAAAGGCATCGAAGCCTCCGACATGATCCTGATGCCGGTTGACGAAACCGCCGTCCTGGACCCGTTCACCGAAGAGCCGACCCTGATCCTGGTCTGCGACATCATCGAACCTTCGACCATGCAGGGCTACGATCGCGACCCACGCGCCATCGCCAAGCGTGCCGAGGAGTACCTGAAGTCCACCGGTATCGGCGACACCGTATTCGTAGGCCCAGAGCCTGAGTTCTTCATCTTCGACGAAGTGAAGTTCAAGTCCGACATCTCCGGCTCCATGTTCAAGATCTTCTCCGAGCAAGGCTCGTGGATGTCCGACCAGGACGTGGAAGGCGGCAACAAAGGCCACCGTCCAGGCGTCAAAGGCGGCTACTTCCCGGTTCCTCCGTTCGACCACGACCACGAGATCCGTACCTCCATGTGTAATGCCATGGAAGAAATGGGCCTGGTCATCGAAGTTCACCACCACGAAGTGGCGACTGCCGGCCAGAACGAAATCGGCGTGAAGTTCAACACCCTGGTCAACAAGGGCGACGAAGTTCAGACCCTGAAGTACTGCGTACACAACGTGGCCGATGCCTACGGCCGCACCGCTACCTTCATGCCCAAGCCTCTGTACGGCGACAACGGCTCGGGTATGCACGTGCACATGTCCATCTCCAAGGATGGCAAGAACACCTTCGCTGGCGAAGGTTATGCCGGCCTGTCCGACACCGCCCTGTACTTCATCGGCGGCATCATCAAGCACGGTAAGGCCCTGAACGGTTTCACCAACCCTTCGACCAACTCCTACAAGCGTCTGGTACCAGGCTTCGAAGCTCCAGTGATGCTGGCCTACTCGGCTCGCAACCGTTCCGCTTCGATCCGTATCCCTTACGTGTCGAGCCCTAAAGCCCGCCGTATCGAAGCACGCTTCCCGGATCCGGCTGCCAACCCATACCTGGCCTTCGCTGCCCTGCTGATGGCTGGCCTGGACGGTATCCAGAACAAGATCCACCCTGGCGACGCGGCTGACAAAAACCTGTACGACCTGCCGCCTGAAGAGGCGAAAGAGATCCCACAAGTTTGCGGCAGCCTGAAAGAAGCCCTGGAAGAGCTGGACAAAGGTCGTGCGTTCCTGACCAAAGGCGGCGTTTTCAGCGACGACTTCATCGACGCTTACATCGCCCTGAAAAGCGAAGAAGAAATCAAGGTTCGTACCTTCGTACACCCACTGGAATACGAGCTGTACTACAGCTGCTGA
- the typA gene encoding translational GTPase TypA, whose amino-acid sequence MIENLRNIAIIAHVDHGKTTLVDKLLRQSGTLERNELNDERVMDSNDQEKERGITILAKNTAINWNGYHINIVDTPGHADFGGEVERVMSMVDSVLLLVDAQDGPMPQTRFVTKKAFEAGLRPIVVINKVDRPGARPDWVLDQIFDLFDNLGATEEQLDFKVVYASALNGIAGLDHTDMAEDMTPLYQSIVDNVPAPAVDRDGPFQMQISALDYNSFLGVIGVGRIARGRVKPNTPVVAIDTEGKKRNGRILKLMGHHGLHRVDVEEAAAGDIVCISGFDELFISDTLCDPTAVEAMKPLTVDEPTVSMTFQVNDSPFCGKEGKFVTSRNIKERLDKELLYNVALRVEEGDSADKFKVSGRGELHLSVLIETMRREGFEMGVGRPEVIIREVDGVKQEPFENVTIDIPEESQGKVMEEMGLRKGDLSNMVPDGKGRVRLEYNIPARGLIGFRNQFLTLTNGAGILTSIFDRYAPMKSGHMSGRQNGVLVSVETGKALTYSLETLQARGKLFVEHGQEIYNGQIVGLNSRDNDLGVNPTKGKKLDNMRASGKDETIALVPPVRFTLEQALEFIQDDELCEVTPKSIRLRKKILDEGERTRAAKKAKN is encoded by the coding sequence GTGATCGAAAATCTACGCAACATCGCCATCATTGCTCACGTTGACCACGGTAAAACCACCCTGGTAGACAAACTCCTGCGTCAATCCGGCACCCTGGAGCGCAACGAGCTCAACGACGAGCGCGTGATGGACTCCAACGACCAGGAAAAAGAGCGCGGTATTACCATCCTGGCCAAAAACACCGCCATCAACTGGAACGGCTACCACATCAACATCGTGGACACCCCGGGCCACGCCGACTTCGGTGGCGAAGTCGAGCGCGTAATGTCGATGGTCGACTCCGTTCTGCTGCTGGTCGACGCCCAAGACGGCCCTATGCCGCAAACCCGTTTCGTGACCAAGAAGGCTTTCGAAGCCGGCCTGCGTCCGATCGTGGTGATCAACAAGGTCGACCGTCCAGGCGCGCGTCCTGACTGGGTTCTGGACCAGATCTTCGACCTGTTCGACAACCTGGGTGCCACCGAAGAACAGCTGGACTTCAAAGTCGTCTACGCCTCGGCCCTGAACGGCATTGCCGGTCTGGACCACACCGACATGGCCGAAGACATGACCCCGCTGTACCAGTCGATCGTCGACAACGTTCCGGCTCCGGCCGTTGACCGTGACGGTCCGTTCCAGATGCAGATCTCCGCTCTGGACTACAACAGCTTCCTGGGTGTGATCGGCGTTGGCCGTATCGCTCGCGGTCGCGTCAAGCCGAACACTCCGGTCGTCGCTATCGACACCGAAGGCAAGAAGCGCAACGGCCGTATCCTGAAGCTGATGGGTCACCACGGCCTGCACCGTGTGGACGTTGAAGAAGCCGCTGCCGGCGACATCGTCTGCATCAGCGGTTTCGACGAGCTGTTCATCTCCGACACCCTGTGCGATCCGACCGCGGTCGAAGCGATGAAGCCGCTGACCGTCGACGAGCCGACCGTTTCCATGACCTTCCAGGTCAACGACTCGCCATTCTGCGGTAAAGAAGGCAAGTTCGTGACAAGCCGTAACATCAAGGAACGTCTGGACAAAGAGCTGCTGTACAACGTTGCACTGCGCGTTGAAGAAGGCGACTCGGCCGACAAGTTCAAGGTTTCCGGTCGTGGTGAGCTGCACCTGTCGGTACTGATCGAAACCATGCGTCGCGAAGGTTTCGAAATGGGCGTGGGCCGTCCTGAAGTGATCATCCGTGAAGTCGACGGCGTGAAGCAGGAACCGTTCGAAAACGTCACCATCGACATCCCTGAAGAATCCCAGGGCAAGGTCATGGAAGAAATGGGCCTGCGTAAGGGCGACCTGAGCAACATGGTTCCGGATGGCAAGGGCCGTGTACGCCTGGAATACAACATTCCAGCCCGTGGTCTGATCGGTTTCCGTAACCAGTTCCTGACCCTGACCAACGGTGCAGGCATCCTGACCTCGATCTTCGATCGCTACGCTCCGATGAAGTCCGGCCACATGTCCGGTCGTCAGAACGGCGTACTGGTTTCGGTCGAGACCGGCAAGGCGCTGACCTACTCCCTGGAAACCCTGCAGGCGCGCGGCAAGCTGTTCGTCGAGCACGGCCAGGAAATCTACAACGGTCAGATCGTTGGTCTGAACAGCCGTGACAACGACCTGGGTGTGAACCCAACCAAAGGCAAGAAGCTCGACAACATGCGTGCTTCGGGCAAGGACGAAACCATCGCCCTGGTTCCGCCGGTTCGTTTCACCCTGGAACAGGCTCTGGAATTCATCCAGGACGACGAGCTGTGTGAAGTGACTCCTAAGTCCATCCGTCTTCGCAAGAAGATCCTGGACGAAGGCGAGCGTACCCGCGCTGCCAAGAAAGCCAAGAACTGA
- a CDS encoding glycogen/starch/alpha-glucan phosphorylase, with protein sequence MTQELQVRDAEVAAFRDAVLTKLTYAVGKDPDHAFDHDWFEAIALAARDHMVEHWMDHTRQIYRKGQKRVYYLSLEFLIGRLLYDSLSNLGLLDVARDALSDLGVDMERIRLLEPDAALGNGGLGRLAACFMESMSTLGIAGHGYGIRYEHGLFRQAIVDGWQQEQTEHWLDFGNPWEFERPEVIYSIGFGGSVETVTDEAGHTRQVWWPAETVRAVAYDTPVVGWRGASVNTLRLWRARAMEDLHLERFNAGDHLGAVAEVARAESISRVLYPADSTEAGQELRLRQEYFFVSASLQDLLRRHKNMHDSVLSLGEHAAIQLNDTHPSIAVAELMRQLVDLHGIAWEAAWQITVETLAYTNHTLLPEALETWPVGLMERMLPRHMQIIYLINAQHIDSLRAKGIHDFDVLRAVSLIEEDNGRRVRMGNLAFLGSHSVNGVSGLHTQLMRSTVFSELHKLYPERINNKTNGITFRRWLYQANPKLTAMLVEAVGPEVLDNPEELLLKLEPFAEKSAFRKQFAEQRLHSKRALAAIIHERLGIAVNPAALFDVQVKRIHEYKRQLLNLMHTVALYQAIRAEPEIDWVPRVKIFAGKAAASYHQAKLIIKLSNDIARTVNNDPTVRGLLKVVFLPNYNVSLAESIIPAADLSEQISTAGFEASGTSNMKFGLNGALTIGTLDGANVEMCERVGAEHMFIFGLSAQQVEARKRNGEFSAVPDIAASHRLNDVLQAIRGGVFSPDDPARYTGLIDSLVDYDRFHVCADFDSYWNAQLHVEERWRDSNHWWHSAVLNCARMGWFSSDRTIREYATEIWKALE encoded by the coding sequence ATGACTCAGGAACTGCAAGTTCGTGACGCTGAGGTGGCCGCTTTTCGCGATGCCGTCCTGACCAAACTCACCTACGCGGTGGGCAAAGACCCGGACCACGCTTTCGACCATGACTGGTTCGAAGCCATCGCCCTGGCGGCGCGCGATCACATGGTCGAGCACTGGATGGACCACACGCGGCAGATCTACCGCAAAGGCCAGAAACGCGTTTATTACCTTTCCCTGGAATTCCTCATCGGCCGCCTGCTCTACGACAGCCTGAGCAACCTCGGGCTGCTGGACGTGGCGCGCGATGCGCTGAGCGACCTTGGGGTCGATATGGAACGCATCCGCCTGCTGGAACCGGATGCGGCGCTGGGCAATGGCGGTCTCGGCCGCCTGGCGGCGTGCTTCATGGAAAGCATGTCGACCCTGGGCATCGCCGGCCACGGCTACGGCATCCGTTATGAACACGGCTTGTTCCGCCAGGCCATAGTCGATGGCTGGCAGCAGGAGCAGACCGAGCACTGGCTGGACTTCGGCAACCCCTGGGAGTTCGAGCGCCCGGAAGTGATCTATTCGATCGGCTTCGGTGGCAGCGTCGAGACCGTCACCGACGAGGCTGGTCATACGCGGCAAGTCTGGTGGCCTGCGGAAACCGTGCGCGCGGTGGCTTACGATACGCCGGTAGTCGGCTGGCGTGGCGCCAGCGTCAACACCCTGCGCCTGTGGCGGGCGCGAGCCATGGAAGACCTGCACCTGGAACGCTTCAATGCCGGCGACCACCTCGGCGCGGTGGCCGAGGTGGCCCGCGCCGAGAGTATCTCGCGGGTGCTCTACCCGGCGGACAGCACCGAAGCCGGCCAGGAGCTGCGCCTGCGCCAGGAGTACTTCTTCGTTTCCGCGTCCTTGCAGGACTTGCTGCGCCGGCACAAGAACATGCACGACTCGGTGCTCAGCCTCGGCGAGCATGCGGCGATCCAGCTCAACGACACCCACCCGTCGATCGCCGTGGCCGAACTGATGCGCCAGCTGGTGGACCTGCACGGCATCGCCTGGGAAGCGGCCTGGCAGATCACCGTCGAGACCCTGGCCTACACTAACCACACGCTGCTGCCCGAGGCCCTGGAAACCTGGCCGGTGGGCCTGATGGAACGCATGCTGCCGCGGCACATGCAGATCATTTACCTGATCAACGCCCAGCACATCGATTCGCTGCGGGCCAAGGGCATTCACGACTTCGACGTGCTGCGTGCGGTGTCGCTGATCGAAGAGGACAACGGGCGTCGCGTGCGCATGGGCAACCTGGCGTTTCTCGGTTCCCACAGCGTCAACGGCGTGTCCGGCCTGCACACCCAGCTGATGCGCAGCACGGTGTTCTCCGAGTTGCACAAGCTGTATCCGGAGCGGATCAACAACAAGACCAACGGCATCACCTTCCGCCGCTGGCTGTACCAGGCCAACCCCAAGCTGACGGCGATGCTGGTCGAGGCCGTCGGCCCTGAGGTGCTGGACAACCCCGAGGAGCTGTTGCTCAAGCTCGAACCCTTCGCCGAGAAGTCGGCCTTTCGCAAGCAGTTCGCCGAGCAGCGCCTGCACAGCAAGCGCGCGCTGGCGGCGATCATCCATGAGCGCCTGGGCATCGCGGTCAATCCGGCGGCGCTGTTCGACGTGCAGGTCAAACGGATCCATGAGTACAAGCGCCAGTTGCTCAACCTGATGCACACGGTGGCGCTGTACCAGGCCATCCGCGCCGAGCCGGAAATCGACTGGGTGCCGCGGGTGAAGATCTTCGCCGGCAAGGCCGCGGCCAGTTATCACCAGGCCAAGCTGATCATCAAGCTGAGCAACGACATCGCCCGCACCGTGAACAACGATCCGACTGTGCGTGGCCTGCTCAAGGTGGTGTTCCTGCCCAACTACAACGTCAGCCTGGCCGAAAGCATCATCCCGGCGGCCGACCTGTCGGAGCAGATTTCCACTGCCGGCTTCGAGGCCTCGGGCACCAGCAACATGAAATTCGGCCTCAACGGCGCCCTGACCATCGGCACCCTGGACGGCGCCAACGTCGAGATGTGCGAGCGGGTCGGCGCCGAGCACATGTTCATCTTCGGCCTCAGCGCCCAGCAGGTGGAGGCGCGCAAACGCAACGGCGAGTTCAGCGCGGTGCCGGACATCGCCGCCTCCCATCGTCTCAACGATGTGCTGCAGGCGATTCGTGGCGGAGTGTTCTCGCCGGACGATCCGGCCCGCTATACCGGCCTTATCGATTCGCTGGTCGACTATGACCGCTTCCACGTGTGCGCCGATTTCGATTCCTACTGGAATGCCCAGCTGCATGTCGAGGAGCGCTGGCGCGACAGCAATCATTGGTGGCATTCGGCGGTGCTCAACTGCGCGCGCATGGGCTGGTTCTCTTCGGACCGGACCATTCGCGAGTACGCCACGGAGATCTGGAAGGCTCTGGAATAG
- a CDS encoding YkgJ family cysteine cluster protein: MMKSNLIAAAEIDRLDTWAKYSAPMCGSCMSSCCTLPVEVKIKDLIRIGIVDEFERGEPAKNIAKRLQKEGIVERYNQKSEIFTLQRMSNNDCLYLDRKSRLCTIYDKRPDTCRNHPKIGPRPGYCAYKPKPVERPTNTSSRTLERF; this comes from the coding sequence CTGATGAAGTCCAACCTGATCGCCGCCGCGGAAATCGACCGACTCGATACCTGGGCCAAGTATTCCGCGCCCATGTGCGGCTCCTGCATGTCCAGCTGCTGCACCCTGCCGGTGGAGGTCAAGATAAAGGATCTGATCCGCATCGGCATCGTCGACGAATTCGAGCGCGGCGAGCCGGCGAAGAACATTGCCAAGCGCCTGCAGAAGGAAGGCATCGTCGAGCGCTACAACCAGAAGTCCGAGATCTTCACCCTACAGCGCATGAGTAACAACGACTGCCTGTATCTGGATCGTAAGAGCCGCCTGTGCACCATTTATGACAAGCGCCCGGACACCTGCCGCAACCACCCGAAGATCGGCCCGCGCCCGGGCTATTGCGCGTACAAGCCCAAGCCGGTCGAGCGCCCGACCAACACCAGCAGCCGGACCCTGGAACGCTTCTGA